One segment of Primulina tabacum isolate GXHZ01 chromosome 14, ASM2559414v2, whole genome shotgun sequence DNA contains the following:
- the LOC142524966 gene encoding vesicle-associated protein 2-1-like, whose product MTVAKQLVSVRPEELRFQFELEQQSYCDLKVTNNTEHHVAFKVKTTSPKKYYVRPNTGVIHPWDSCVIRVTLQAQKEYPPEMQCKDKFLLQSTVLPPNTEVDDLPPDTFNKEGAKTLEECKLRVAYMPPHTASEKLDDGIKETFSSNPDQVLQRLQDERDKAVRQTQLLRQDLEILKTQRNRRTVEGFSVKFSMLVGLIGITAGFLLKLLLSTD is encoded by the exons ATGACTGTTGCCAAGCAATTGGTCTCTGTGCGACCGGAGGAGCTCAGATTTCAAT TTGAATTGGAGCAACAAAGTTATTGTGATCTTAAAGTTACAAACAACACAGAGCACCATGTTGCATTCAAG GTGAAAACAACCTCTCCAAAGAAATATTACGTGAGACCAAACACAGGTGTAATTCATCCATGGGATTCGTGTGTCATAAGAG TTACTCTTCAAGCTCAGAAGGAGTATCCTCCAGAAATGCAATGCAAAGACAAATTTCTCCTTCAAAGCACTGTCCTGCCTCCAAATACAGAAGTGGATGATCTTCCACCAGATACT TTCAACAAAGAGGGTGCAAAAACATTAGAGGAATGCAAGCTTAGAGTTGCGTACATGCCTCCTCACACGGCTTCTGAGAAATTAGATGATGGAATTAAAGAAACGTTCAGTTCCAATCCA GACCAGGTCCTACAACGGCTTCAGGATGAGAGGGATAAAGCTGTTAGGCAAACTCAACTGCTCCGACAAGACCTG GAAATTCTTAAGACACAAAGAAATCGGAGAACTGTTGAAGGGTTCTCTGTCAAATTTTCGATGCTGGTGGGACTCATAGGAATCACAGCAGGATTCCTTTTAAAATTATTGCTGTCCACGGATTAA